TGGGGGAAGTTTACCGCTTGATGCGACTAACTATGTAACTCGGCAGGCTGACCAAGAGTTTTATGAAGGATTGAAGGCAGGCGAGTTCTGTTATGTCTTGAACTCGCGGCAAATGGGCAAGTCTAGCTTGCGTGTACGGACGATGCAGCGCTTGAAGCAAGAAGGCTATGCCTGTGCTGCGATCGACATCACTTCGATTGGGGCAGCGGACACAACGGTAGAACAGTGGTATGCCGGACTCATTGATTACTTAGTAACTGACTTAAACCTGTACGCTCAGTTTGATCTCAATGACTGGTGGCAGCAGCAAGAGTTACTCTCTCCGGTGCAACGCTTCAGCAAGTTTATTAGTGAAGTTTTGCTCGTGCTCATGCCCCAAAGCATTGTGGTGTTCGTCGATGAGATTGATAGTGTATTGACCCTACCCTTCAGTCAAGATGATTTTTTTGCGGTCATCCGGGACTGCTACAACCGCAGAGCTGATCAGCTTGCTTACAACCGCCTCACCTTTGCTTTGATTGGGGTGGCAACGCCTTCAGATTTAATCCAAGACCGCCGCCGGACACCGTTCAACATTGGTCGGGCCATTGAACTAATGGGGTTTCAACTCTCCGAAGCCCAACCCCTGCAATTCGGATTAGCTGAACGCACAACCCATTCCCAGGCAGTTCTCCAAGCCATTCTGGACTGGACTGGGGGACAGCCGTTTTTGACCCAAAAGCTGTGTAAGCTGGTGCGACAGGTGGAGACAGAGATCCCAGTTGGCAGTGAAGCCCAATGGGTGGCGGAGCTGGTGCATTCTAAGGTGATTGACAACTGGGAAGCTCAAGATCAGCCAGAGCATTTACGCACCATTCGCGATCGCCTCCTCTACAGTGGTAGCCAAAATACGGGACGCTTGTTGGGGCTGTATCAGCAGATTTTGCAGCAGGAAGGGCTAACAGTGGATGACAGCCTGGAGCAGATGAAGCTGCGCTTAACGGGTTTGGTGGTGAAGCAGCAGGGCCAGCTACAGGTTTATAACCAAATCTATGCTGCCGTGTTTAATGCTACCTGGCTAGAAGAGGCGCTGGCTGAGTTGCGTCCTTATGCAGAATCGGTTACGGCTTGGGAGAGGGCAGGACGGCAGGATGAGTCACGATTGCTGCAAGGGGCGGCACTGCGGGAAGCTCAAGTTTGGGCAGTCGGCAAAAGCTTGAGTGATTTAGACTACCAGTTTCTTAGAGCCAGCGAGGATTTGAGTAAGCGAGCGATCCAAGCAGCGCTGGAGGCAGAACGGCAAGCTAATCAACTGTTGACTCATGCCAGCGAGGAAGCCCAACAAACTCTGCAAGCAGCCCTAGAAGCAGAACAGCGAGCCAAGCAAACAGCTCAGCAAACCCTAGCAAAAGCTAGACGCCGAGCTATCTTTGTCACCAGCCTAGGAGCAGCTGCGATGGTAGTCTCGCTGATTGTGGCTTTTCTGGCAAGTGTGAACACCACTCAGGCCAATAACAAGGTCAAACGTGCCACGGACCAAGTACAGCAGGTCACTCAACAAGCGACGCAAGCAGAACAAAGAGCGAAGCAAGCCAAACAACAGGAAGCAGCAGCAAAGCAATCTATTGAATTCGCTAAACGAGAGCGCGACATCGCCAAATAGGAAGGAGTTACAGCAAAACGAGCAGTAGCCTCAGCTAAACAGGAGCAGGCGAAAACCCAACAAGAGCGGCAAGCCATCAGTGCTGCTAGAAACCAAGCTTTGAAGCAGCTCAACGATGCTAAACAAAGGTTAGAGGCAGCAAACACCGATGCTAAAGCAGTTAGCCAACGTTTAAAGCAGGTCAACGTCAGTAAAGAGCAGGCCCAAGCAGCGGCAGACAAAGCTCTAGTGGAACAACAAAAAGCTCAAGACAAAACTATCGCTGCTGAAGCCACCCTAGCAGCTACAAATGTACGGTTGGTAGTTGCTGCTTCGAGAGAAGAAGTTTTGGCTGGGAAACCGTTTGCAGGATTGCTCAAAGCTTTAGAGGCGGCTCAGCAGTTTAAACGGTTATCTAAAACATTTCAAGATGACCAGACTCAATTTCAAGTGATGGTAGCCTTGCAGGATGTATATAGGCTAAGTGAACGCAACTCCCTAGAAAGTCATGAGTCTGGGGTCTATAGCGTGAGTTACAGCCCGGATGGCAAGACGATAGCATCGGCGAGTGAGGACACCACCATCAAGCTATGGGATGCCAGCAGTGGCAAAGAGCTGAACACGCTCGAAGGGCATGGGGATTTGGTCTATAGCGTAAGTTACAGCCCGGATGGCAAGACCCTTGCATCGGCGAGTGGGGACACCACCATCAAGCTATGGGATGCCAGCAGCGGCAAAGAGCTGAACACGCTCAAAGGACATGAGGAGGATGTTGTGAGCGTGAGTTACAGCCCGGATGGCAAGACCCTTGCATCGG
Above is a genomic segment from Trichocoleus sp. FACHB-46 containing:
- a CDS encoding AAA-like domain-containing protein, coding for MNPILPSYSDYQVGGSLPLDATNYVTRQADQEFYEGLKAGEFCYVLNSRQMGKSSLRVRTMQRLKQEGYACAAIDITSIGAADTTVEQWYAGLIDYLVTDLNLYAQFDLNDWWQQQELLSPVQRFSKFISEVLLVLMPQSIVVFVDEIDSVLTLPFSQDDFFAVIRDCYNRRADQLAYNRLTFALIGVATPSDLIQDRRRTPFNIGRAIELMGFQLSEAQPLQFGLAERTTHSQAVLQAILDWTGGQPFLTQKLCKLVRQVETEIPVGSEAQWVAELVHSKVIDNWEAQDQPEHLRTIRDRLLYSGSQNTGRLLGLYQQILQQEGLTVDDSLEQMKLRLTGLVVKQQGQLQVYNQIYAAVFNATWLEEALAELRPYAESVTAWERAGRQDESRLLQGAALREAQVWAVGKSLSDLDYQFLRASEDLSKRAIQAALEAERQANQLLTHASEEAQQTLQAALEAEQRAKQTAQQTLAKARRRAIFVTSLGAAAMVVSLIVAFLASVNTTQANNKVKRATDQVQQVTQQATQAEQRAKQAKQQEAAAKQSIEFAKRERDIAK